Proteins encoded together in one Branchiostoma lanceolatum isolate klBraLanc5 chromosome 11, klBraLanc5.hap2, whole genome shotgun sequence window:
- the LOC136444456 gene encoding doublesex and mab-3 related transcription factor 3, truncated-like, translating into MMNSSLLLRPMTEKGTRRPKCARCRNHGIVSWLKGHKRHCRYRDCTCPKCNLIAERQRVMAAQVALKRQQAAEDAIAMGLRACSPGYLPPGPIWPDSQTDEPNSADGPDRDDDGRESSGNTDDSSSEKDEVSPDRGGTQGRRTSSASSDTIAFSSKFGSDSSEVSAGFRPGRLSPIEILQRIFPLQKRSVLDLVLQGCNGDLVKAIEHFLNANEAVLASYPGIPNKPPEAGLSLPGSSGGTAFRPPGSTAGHEETKSAFSPFTTHQPPQFLFSPRITPFSVDALLGRPYSLFPHGRVSVQDGTSRPLPSDHTSTLSMAMGRLPPFVSPAGKPSVPGTELAGARLWLPWTACAPPAALTSHKPQGEKDTEHNK; encoded by the exons AGCAGTCTGTTGCTGCGTCCGATGACGGAGAAGGGCACCAGGCGGCCGAAGTGTGCTCGCTGTCGCAACCACGGCATCGTCAGCTGGCTGAAAGGCCACAAACGCCACTGCAGGTATCGGGACTGCACCTGTCCCAAATGCAACCTTATCGCTGAGAGACAGCGTGTCATGGCCGCACAGGTGGctcttaaaagacaacaagccGCGGAAGACGCCATCGCCATGGGCCTACGGGCCTGCTCACCGGGCTACCTGCCGCCCGGCCCGATCTGGCCCGACTCGCAGACCGATGAACCCAACAGCGCAGACGGACCTGACAGGGATGATG ATGGCAGAGAGAGTAGCGGCAACACTGATGACAGTAGCAGTGAGAAGGACGAAGTGTCCCCTGACAGAGGCGGCACGCAAGGAAGGAGGACCTCGTCTGCCAGTAGTGACACGATCGCATTCAGCTCCAAGTTCGGCTCGGATAGTTCGGAAGTCTCTGCCGGCTTTCGGCCCGGCAGACTCAGCCCGATTGAGATCCTACAGCGCATCTTCCCACTGCAGAAGAGAAGTGTGTTGGACCTTGTCTTGCAAGGATGCAATGGTGACCTTGTCAAAGCCATAGAACATTTCCTAAATGCCAACGAAGCGGTGCTAGCCAGCTACCCGGGCATCCCAAACAAACCTCCCGAGGCAGGCCTGTCTCTGCCCGGCAGCAGCGGTGGCACAGCGTTCCGTCCACCAGGGAGCACTGCCGGCCACGAAGAGACCAAATCTGCGTTCTCTCCTTTTACAACACACCAACCGCCACAATTCCTTTTTTCGCCTCGTATAACTCCATTTTCAGTGGACGCACTTCTGGGTCGGCCTTACAGCCTCTTTCCGCATGGCCGTGTGTCAGTCCAGGACGGCACGTCCAGGCCCCTCCCGTCCGACCACACATCCACCCTCTCCATGGCCATGGGCCGGCTCCCACCGTTCGTGTCCCCGGCAGGAAAGCCGTCCGTCCCCGGCACTGAGTTGGCGGGAGCGAGATTGTGGCTTCCCTGGACGGCCTGTGCCCCGCCTGCTGCCCTCACCTCACACAAGCCGCAGGGAGAGAAGGACACCGAGCACAACAAATAA